CCTTCAGCTCACGTGATGTGACTATCCCTTCATCCAGACTTTTCAAACAAAATACGTACTCTTCAGGGTCAGGTTCCGTGACGAGATCGGAGCCCTGCAGAGGCAGTCTGCTCAGTGCATCCGCATTCAGTAGCAGCCTTCCCGGAGCATATTCGAGCTTGTAACGGTAGCCTCCCAGGTAGAGGGCCCAGCGTTGGATGCGAGCTGCAGCCATGGCAGGCGTCTGGCGGTCGGGCCTCAGCAGTCCTAGAAGTGGCTGGTGGTCGCTAACGAGGACGAACTCTCGACCTAAAAGGTAATCCCGGAACTTAGTCACCCCAAAAACAAGTGCCAGTGCTTCTCGTTCTAAttgagaataatttctttcggcTTTTGTCAGGGTTCGGGAACGGAACCCGACTGGTCTGTTGGTGCTTCCAATTGTGTGAAAAAGAACAGCGCCTATACCACGAGCGGATGCGTCACATTCCAACTTCAGTTTCCGCGATGGATCAAAATGCACTAGTACCTCGGCGTCCTTAAGATGCTGCTTTGCCTTCCGAAATGCAGATTCCTGTGATAACTTCCACTGCCAGCGTGCGTTTTTTTCTAGCAACTGGTACAATGGGAACAGTGTATCGGACATATTCGGCAAAAACTTTGAATAGAACGAGATCATACCAAGGAACGAACGCAGCTCACTTAGGTTTTGGGGACTAGGGGCATTCATGATAGCATCTACATTTTTCTCAGTTGGGTGAAGGCAGGTACGATCAATACGATGCCCAAGATAAGAGACAGATGGCTGGCTAAATTTACACTTATCGTATCTGAGCTTCACACCGTGTTCTCTGAACCGTTCTAACACCATTTGCAATCGAGCTCCGCAGTCTTCAACCCATTCCGCGACTagaacgtcatccaagtaagccTGAACGCCAGGTAACCCAGATAGTATGGTATCAAGTTTTCTTTGGAAAATTGCGGGAGCCGAGGATATGCCGAACGGTAGCCTATTGTAACAAAACAGGCCTTTGTGAGTGTTGATAACGCAAAGCTTCCGAGAGTCCTCGTCCAAAAGCACCTGGTTATAAGCATCCCGCAAGTCGAGCGTACTGAACAACTGGCCTCCTCCTAATGACGCAAAGATATCTTGAATTACCGGAAGTGGGTACTGCTCCGTGGCGCAAGCAGGATTTAGAGTAGCTTTAAAATCACCGCAAATTCTGACCGACCCATCTTTCTTCAGAACGGGTACAATGGGCGTCGCCCAATTGGAATGCTTGACTGGCGATATTACACCCAGCGACACTAACCGGTCAAGTTCTTGCGATACCTTGTCACGTAGAGCATATGGAATAGGTCTCGCCTTACAGAATTTGGGAACAGCGTCGCCCTTCAGCAGGAGGCTGGCTGGTGGTCCCTTGATCAACCCCAAGGTTTCTGAGAAAACGTCCTGGTATGTGTCGCAGATGGCATGGATCCTGTGACAGTCCACTTGATCCGCCGTGGCCTCGCCTTCACCCGTCACTTGTAGTACCGGAACGCCCGCTTTTTCCAGGAGCATTAGCAGATCCCGGCCGCACAGGCTTGGTCCGGGGCAGTCTAGCACTACCAGGGCACAGTTAACGGAAATATCGCGGTATTTCACACAAAGTTGAAGCTCGCCCACCACCGGTAATCTTCCATTGTAGCAGGATAGCTTCACGTGTGAAGGCTTCAAGCTTGGCCAGCATTTGTGATGTTTATCAAAAAGCTGTCGCGATATTACGCACACTGGGGAACCAGTATCTACTTCCATGGATAATTCCACGCCTCCCCAACTAAACGTACGCCTAATTGGTGGCTGAAGAGCATTCTTTCGTGCGGACGCCAACGTCCAGATGTGCGCACTATCGCTGTTGTCCTCTTCTGAAACGGCGTCTTCCACCGCCAAGGCTTTCGCGTGATGGACTCTCCGATTGCTGGGAACACCGTTACCATTGCGGCTGCGACACATTTTTGCCAAGTGACCCCTCTGACCACAAGAGTAACATAGGGCTTTAGCCCATCGACAGCTGTTGCTGTCGTGTCTAAAACTGCCACACCTTCCGCACTCCAGTCGCCCTGCGCTTTCCATGCTTGATCTCGATGGTAGCTTGCGATGCGCTTCCACTTTAAGCACAGGCGGTACGTCTACGGACATTGTCCTGGCGTCTTTTTCGGCAGTTTCAGCGGCTATTGCTATCGACTCCGCTTCCTCCAGCGTTAATTCCTTCTTTGACAGAAGTTGCTTTTGCACGGCCTTTGAACGCACGCCACAGACAATTCTGTCACGAAGTAGCCTGCTCAACGAGTCGCCAAAATTACAATTGTCTGCTATGCGCCGAATTGCAACGAAAAAATCATGAATGGATTCATTCTCCTGGTGACAGCGGTTGAAAAACTGGAAACTTTCAGCGATTTCGTTGCGTTTTGGGTCATAGTGGTCATTTAAAACCCCGACTACTTCGTCATAGCTTAGGGCATTGGGCTTTGCAGGTGCTATCCTTCCCATTAGGATTTGGATCGTCGACGTGCTAAGTGCAGCCACTAGAAGTGCCCTCTTCTTAGTAGAATCCGAAATGGCATTAGCTTCAAAATACGCTTCCACTTTGATGAGGTAAGGCTTCCACTTATCTGCGACGTCGTCGAAGTTCGGAAGCATGTGGGAGGCCATCGTGGTCAGCGGTACGGCTGTCTGCGGGTACTTAGCGTCGGGTTCTACCTTGACTGCGTGGGTGTCTTCctggctcgtcgccactgtaacaTAGCAGCGGCAGCGTAGCTGCCGTCATGTAGGAAGGGAGACGTTGACGACCCAGTGGTTAGCCGAGAACAAACGCACAGGTGTTTAATGCACGTATATATAAAGCgaaaggggaaagggaaaaggaggaGTGAACATAGACAAAAAGAACTTGGCGCCTGCGCATTGACAGCGCGCACATGACGCGGCGGTTTGATACCATATTTAcaacactatctatctatctatctatctatctatctatctatctatctatctatctatctatctatctatctatctatctatctatctatctatctatctatctatctatctatctatctatctatctatctatctatctatctatctatctatctatctatctatctatctatctatctatctatctatctatctatctatctatctatctatctatctatctatctatctatctatctatctatctatctatctatctatctatctatctatctatctatctatctaccacTAGTCGCACGGCACTATTTGGTGCTTGGCGGGCTATCTTTCAGGCTTGGAGATAACTTTTTGCAGCCCGTATTGAGTAACATAAAGCTGGATCGGGAGTTTTTCAGGATGTTCAACAGATTTTCTCATTGGCACCTTTGCTCTTAATGTAATATTTGAGCAGTTCGTTAGTTATTATTAACTACATATACAATTAGGCGAAACAAAAAGACATATGCTGActttctccaagcaacggcaagaaacattaccttggttctgtccaactaaAGGGCAGATAGATaacgaactttatttgatcctgcgGAGCTATGTTGGAACCCCTAACAGGCTCTTGCTAAgaggcacttgcatattttttttaaattttggcacaagttacgtgggacacccagtATATTAAATAAAAGACTTCTCGCTCATTTCTTTCCTAAGTGGAAGTTTGCGTTAGCCGTCGCGGTGTAAGCTGTGCATTGTTTTCTCTATTTTACTTACACCACGCACGTAACGTAAGCGAGAAAACCGAACACGAGTGTTGTGTACATGcggtggaaaaaaaataaagcgtacAGTTCGAGCACAATAAGGACATGCATGATACAGACGAGAACCTGTTACTCTCGCGCACTCGTTTAGGGCAACAGCCCGTAATCTCGACCCCACTCGCCAGCTGTCTGCTCAGCCCGCGCTGGGCCGCCAATTTGAGGACGGAGCAGCTGAAGACAAAGCCATGTCGAGCTTAGGGTTGCGGCAAGCATGCGACAACAACAAGGAATGTGTTTTAAAGGTAGTGTGATACGAAGGACGCAGCAGTGAGACGCTTCGATTTTAACTACCAGGTGGTTCCCGACAGTGCAAGCTATGGCGGTAATAAATAATATGCATATGTAGACCGCACGGCGACGTCCCTGGTAGCCCTCGGTTCATCAACACAACAACTAAATACGCTGCTTGTATGACCGTTTATAACAAGAATACGTGTACCTGTGTCAAGTGTCATTTAGGCCGAcaaggagagagaaaagaatgaaTGACGGGGTAGGCTATGCAGGACAGTGCCCCGTTCTTGGTGCTAAGTTAAATGGAGAGAAATGAGGTTGACACTCAAAAGAACGTTTAACTGAGCTAGTGGGTTCATTCTttgaggattgtagcagcagaacttgtGGAACACAGCCACAGAAGCGAACGAATAGACCTAATCGCAGTTGCGTGTACGTCTATTTGTTCCTTTCTGTGACTGCGTTCCACACGTTATGCTGCTGCAACCTTCGAAGGAGGTTCAGACAATCGCTTTTGTTTGAAATATCTAGAAAAGTCTGCTCAGCAGATTAAAAATCAGGGAAACGAAGTGAGAGGAGCATGCCACAAAATTAAACGATGATTGAAAATGAAACACAATGCAAGTCCTAAACGAAATAAGGGTGCCAACGAGCGCATATGAAAACATTAAAGTacggggtattacgtgccaaaaccacgatttgattatgaggcgcgccttaGTGggtggactccggaataatttggatcacctgaggttctctaacgtgcacctaaatctaagtacacgggcgttttcgtatttcgcccccactgaaatgtggccgccgtggccgggattcgatcccgcgacctcgtgtttagcagcccaacaccatagccattgagcagccacggcgggtaacgaGTGTAGATAATTTGCCCGGAAATTTAGTAAAGAAAACAATCAAGACAGAAAATTAACTTGCAGAATGCAGTCATCTATTTGATAGCGTTCGTATTACGCCAGCGGCAAGCAGCGTGCCCCACAAGCAGAAGGCCGGTACAGATGGAGATGTCAATTGGTTTTACTTGTAGCACGCGAACACATGTTTGCGACTGATGCGAACAAGCAcgacttgtgaaaaaaaaatgctgggatTCTCACTGTAAAAGCAGTTGTTCTTATTGATATTTGTGCCTCGTATGCGACGAAGTCCACTTTTGACTGTTGTGCCTCACGCGCGCGTACTATGTATCCTGTGCGTTTTACTTACCTGTACGTGCTTACCTGTACTTACCGTTCCCCTTGGACCGCATCGCGGACTGGTGTACGTGTTTATAACTCGGCAAACGCGCGTGTGTCGGGATTCAATCTAGTGCAGTGCGTGATGGAATTGGTACTCACCTTTTGTCCAGGACTAATTGCGCGCTTCGTTTACTCGTTCTGGGTGACTACGCTCCAGACATTCCGAACATGTGACGTTTCTCTTCCTACTGCAATATTTTTCTGGTTATTATTCTTCATGCGATCAAACGAGCACATGTCACCGTCACGTCACTAAATCTTTTTGGTTTATTTTCATTACAAAAATACCTGTTGTTTGGCCTTTCCTCCTATAACTAAGCATAGAAAAAGAAATCTTTCCTGGGCGACACCTGCGTACAGATATCTACGTCCGCGTATTTCAGCGCTCGAGTATAGGCGAGGATGTCTAACCGCGTCAGTGGTTCGATGGAAAACTGTGTACTCGTTTGCTTCAGAAAAGAGTTTTAGTAATTTTTGTGTAGTCATTGTCATGGTGCTTGGAGACAAGCTGGCAAGTTATTGCATCAACAATTCTCCTGTTCGCTTTGAAGCTTAGTAAGCAAATAGATTGCTAGTTTGTATCGAGTCTTATTTTTAAATGTCTCTGAGCATTGTCGCGGAAGCGCCTTAACTGGTTTAACTAAGAGTGTGTGCTGCACTCTTCGGCGTGACGTGAAACATCGGGGGAGGGAAAAAAGAAGCTGCGTATATATTGGGCAACACGAAGAGCTCAAGTACTCGATTTCTTGCGGGGCATAATAAATGTAATTCACTGGATATCGCTGCCCCTGTTTCACAAGTTCCCACTCCTCCACGGAAATATTTACGCTTCTTTAACAGACCTTTTTCTTATGCGTCGCAAGCGGTACTGAAGACAGTAAAGCAAATGCCCAGTATTGCCTAGATGAACGTCTTTTTGTAGTGGATTATTGGCCACGTCTGCTACTTGAATACAGTGCTATCCCAACCGCCTTCGTGTGATTTGCAAACGGCACCGTCTGTGCATTTTCGTTTTTCTCTGGAACAGTGCATCTGTACTTAATCGTATAGTTGCAGTTCTAATTTTAGACTTACTTGGGCACTCGTCGAACTCGATTGTGGACTTTGATGCACGAACAAGATAAACAAAGGAAACATTCCAGCGCCGGCCCACGTGCATACAAGCGTGCGCAGTCACATGAAAAGCACGCGCAGCGCGAATAACCACGAATCAACAAGGCGTCAGCACGATATAGTTTTCAACCGCTGCTTTCCGAAAGGGCCACAGTACAGGTCAGCCAATGGCGCTCACGGATAGCAATGGAGCCTCTGACGTTTCACGTTCCCGAGGAATTTATCCCGCACAGGCGCATAATATGAACTGACTGTCAGAAGAtccatcgcaaaaaaaaaagaaaagaattttaACAGTCGTCGGCGTCAGGAATGGTCGACACGCGACATATGTGACCGGGCCTCTTTTCTATTTATATGGCGTCTGCACAGACGCCAATGAAACGAAGAAATCCAGCTCTGCAGTACAATAGGGCTGTGATTCACGCCTGTCACATATAGCAAATAGCTTGTTTTGTTCTCTGAATAACGAGCACAAGCATAGTGCCCTCCTTCTTTTcctctacatacatacatacatacatacatacatacatacatacatacatacatacatacatacatacatacatacatacatacatacatacatacatacctacatacctacatacatacatacatacatacatacatacatacatacatacatacatacatacatacatacatacatacatacatacatacatacatacatacatacatacatgtctATAGCTTCTTATAGGCAAGAAGCAGTACGAATTACTACAAAGATAGAGCACCGTGACTGTCGTAATATTCACTGCAAGGAAAAGCATTTATCCTTTACAGACGTCAGTTTTATCGAAAATCAAGATTAAGACCAAGATACATGTGCACGCTTTAAAAATTTGCTTCATGGATATTGTTGCTGAATGCTGAGAATAGCGAAGAGGCAAAATATGTCAAATTATTTGTCTTCTCTATTGCCTGACACTACTCGTCGCCCCGACCGTTTTACGAACAAGCAGTTTTGTCTATAATTGTAGACTTTCCCTTTGGCTGGTGCGCGGTGCTTTTCACCGACGTCACAGCGTTGGAGAAACTTACAGTTCATTTCATTTCTCAAGATGCCTCTGCGCTTTTCTTCTAAATACCGATGAAATCTATCTAGCTCCTTTGGTGCTCGTAGACAGCCCTTAATGGTGTGCTTGGGTCACTTCCAAGAAAGGGCGCCAAGTAGCTTTTAATTGAAAGTCATCAATTGTTGATCCCGTCAATGCTACACCTGGGACATCGAGTGCGCTGCGCTGAGGGGTTCAGGATTATCTTGAATCATGTGGAGTACTAATGTGCCTTGATACTGGGGCATTTAAAAGTAGGGATAAcagtttttctttaaattttattcGAGAGTTGTCTCAGCCGCATAAACACTGATATGCACAGTTCGGCAAAATAGACAAAACTCACTCATATTCACtcattaaatatatttttttaaatacgtAAGCATTTGTATGCCTACCCATCGAGAAATTTGTCCATCACACAAGACAATGAATGtctcatacccacgtaaggcaGGAGCTagaagcgctcagcaaagtgaagcgagcagTGCACACAttaattgaaatcacccatacaacacacagaacagcagttTTAGTAAGAAGCACggtcaaaacaagcatccgaaccatcaataaagcactCCATTCCATTCCTCAGCAAATGTAGTGGTGGCTTTGGAACAGCTTCGCCAAATTAACCTTAACTCACCTTACTTAacatcaaaggtcgtgggtttgactcccacgaAAGGTTGAGGGTGCAAGTGCCTTAGTAActgtatcttaattaactgtggctAATTGACTACACCTTAATTAACCCCAGTGGTGACGTTCGCTATCGAACATGATAAGCGAACGACTAATTAACGGTTTATACTGGTGGGATCGAGAATCATAACATCAATAATGACATAATAATGAGATGAGCAAGTGGAACGATGCTTAGACATACTTAAACGACTACTAGAGGAGTTTCTTCGTGAATTTTTTTGCTCAGAGCTCACTTCGACTCAGACTCACCAAGATTCTACTCCGACATGCTCACTGGGACTCAAGCTCACCAAACTCTACTCatctgggctcactcagactcagatTCACAGCTCTGCGACGCACTCGAGCTAACTGCCATTTAGGAGTTGTCTGATTCTGAGTGAGTCCCAGTAAGTCGAATAATAAGAGAGTTTGCCGACCTCTGCTTAAATGTAAGTATTTAGATCTGCTTCCGCAAAATACATCAGTGTGGCGCGATCATGGGGACGATAAAACCAGGAGTTGGACTTTCTTGGACCCACGTAATATCTCTTCGAAGCGCAGCTCGCGGTACACACTAAACCTTGCAGTGCCCCGCCTCTTCGTTTTAAAATGTTTTTCTCCTTTGAGAGTAAACATCAAGAGGTCACACTTGTATCTGCTCTAAGAAAAGCTGCATTTAGCGTTTGGCGGGTTTCAAACTCCAGGATATACTAACGTAGCTTTTTTGAAATTAAGTGGAGGTTTAAAAGACATTGTCATCTGAACCAATATCAGCATCGTTAGCGAGTAGCATTGCTGTTTATGGTGGCCAACAGGAAACACGAGAAAAGCCATGTCATGGCATTCGTGCTCAGCGGGCTTGTTGAACATCTGTAGATTACAACCCGTCATTTCCACATTGtccctgctcgcctcttcgtcggCTGCGTTTCAATCCTTcgcaatttttctttctctcgacGGCGTGGGATTTTCGTGAACCCTACCATCACGGAATATGAAAGAGATTTATTTGAATGGTTGCGCAAAGAATGTGGCTCTGGCTGAtaagaaacaaataaaagaagCAAAGTTGCAGTACGGCTGTGCTGGACTGGCTGTTTATCGTTGTCGTCGAATACGCTGCACCTGGCGTGTTCGAGTCTGTTTACGATTCCGAAATGCGAGATATAATAGGAGATAAATGCGAAGAAGCAAATCGCCAAGATTCGTCATCGAACCCCTTTATTATACCGTTGTCC
This Dermacentor albipictus isolate Rhodes 1998 colony chromosome 1, USDA_Dalb.pri_finalv2, whole genome shotgun sequence DNA region includes the following protein-coding sequences:
- the LOC139054638 gene encoding uncharacterized protein isoform X1 — translated: MASHMLPNFDDVADKWKPYLIKVEAYFEANAISDSTKKRALLVAALSTSTIQILMGRIAPAKPNALSYDEVVGVLNDHYDPKRNEIAESFQFFNRCHQENESIHDFFVAIRRIADNCNFGDSLSRLLRDRIVCGVRSKAVQKQLLSKKELTLEEAESIAIAAETAEKDARTMSVDVPPVLKVEAHRKLPSRSSMESAGRLECGRCGSFRHDSNSCRWAKALCYSCGQRGHLAKMCRSRNGNGVPSNRRVHHAKALAVEDAVSEEDNSDSAHIWTLASARKNALQPPIRRTFSWGGVELSMEVDTGSPVCVISRQLFDKHHKCWPSLKPSHVKLSCYNGRLPVVGELQLCVKYRDISVNCALVVLDCPGPSLCGRDLLMLLEKAGVPVLQVTGEGEATADQVDCHRIHAICDTYQDVFSETLGLIKGPPASLLLKGDAVPKFCREFVLVSDHQPLLGLLRPDRQTPAMAAARIQRWALYLGGYRYKLEYAPGRLLLNADALSRLPLQGSDLVTEPDPEERTPQKTGKSPSEMLLGYQIRSRLDTCFPAATVSNSKKENDEWLPPTDCSVHVRNYGSNGKWIPGRVTATSGGRMITVETPQAIVRRHIDQVRTRTELSPDEPPGTDPGLISRDRTQSAPPLCQEPSASPEDAGESSPQEAFRDLDHQIPVPPLVASGADQVPMQPVRRSTRSRKPVQRF